The Chryseobacterium nakagawai genome has a segment encoding these proteins:
- a CDS encoding Cap15 family cyclic dinucleotide receptor domain-containing protein, translating into MNFKYYKTNNLIAFVAILTILLTLFYNQFEGLINSNDILKSISSYISIFSVLGLITLCLKLIDHEFWKYKISNLIINIPDLNGRYEGEMISSYNNIKLKCVMEITQTASTVHVCTYVGDYQNIQSSKSITICEELEKQKNGFYRLYYNYENESSQPNKGGHKGTAYLEFFPDIKTLKGKYFNDRSNTGAIEVNLKSKKLKGRFNV; encoded by the coding sequence ATGAATTTTAAATATTATAAAACAAATAACTTAATTGCTTTTGTAGCAATTTTAACAATTTTACTTACACTATTTTATAATCAATTTGAAGGTTTAATAAATAGTAATGACATTTTGAAAAGTATTTCTAGCTATATTTCAATATTTTCCGTTTTAGGATTAATTACTTTATGCTTAAAACTAATTGACCACGAGTTTTGGAAGTATAAAATATCCAATTTAATTATTAATATTCCTGATCTGAATGGAAGATATGAGGGAGAAATGATATCTTCATATAATAATATAAAACTTAAATGTGTAATGGAAATTACACAAACAGCATCTACAGTTCATGTATGCACATATGTAGGTGATTATCAAAATATTCAATCATCAAAATCCATAACAATTTGTGAAGAATTAGAAAAGCAAAAAAATGGATTTTATAGGCTTTATTATAATTATGAGAATGAATCTAGTCAACCAAACAAAGGAGGTCATAAAGGTACAGCATATCTTGAATTTTTTCCTGATATAAAAACATTGAAGGGTAAGTATTTTAACGATAGAAGCAATACTGGTGCTATTGAAGTAAATTTAAAATCTAAAAAATTAAAAGGTAGATTTAATGTATAA